A genomic stretch from Porphyromonadaceae bacterium W3.11 includes:
- a CDS encoding TonB-dependent receptor: MKSFDKLRTNLLCAIFAFLSSSAFAQKTTELKGVITSNDGDTISHAYVRVKDSSIGTVSGDDGCYVLSLVPRQKYNVCYSFIGYKTVSKSVQLSDGETKILNIRLEPSEEMLDELTVVGKSEERQLKESAMPISVLSSHQLQGTASSIDQVIERTAGITVRKTGGLGSPSRYSVRGLEGKRVSLYIDETPMGGSTDFFNLDDVPVDMIERVEIYKGIVPQKLGGNALGGAINIVTKEYPPKYFDVSIEGGSFGTTQSSIVYKYTDKESGLQFGLGGGHTYSKNDYLMQLPSYREKMLVRRNHDRFGKVMLGGSIEALKWWFDSIKVELFWNNIDKQIQGLDVDVREARNYNKGYAGGIRFKKQEFFVEGLDFDYTLALMFSHYGMEDKAKHRYGWDGAILPPTSPMGGETGLFPADGDNRSLNLDNKLNLNYVIDRHQSVNLNVYSSYNDFNPKDELMDKAIGRKASFPGEMHSLTLGLAYDLTLLDEKLQASVVGKYFHYSADTKALPNAWINEPIEQSVRKNYWGGSVALRYSFTPEFLVKMALANEVRMPNKEELLGNGYSVVASPFLNPEHSKNANLGFLYRLEKGNGNVLEIELSTYMAQINDMIRFQPGMLPTQAIYMNFGKMRTIGVEAEVKWDILPELYTYLNVTWQDLRDRRKKEFNSDNPNPTFGSRMPNVPYLMGNGGVEFHKENLFGGEGQNTRVILDLSYIHQYYYDFYVSKYQDRVIPTSFTQDLAFEHSFQHDKWTLSLKINNLSNRRLISELNNPLPGRAYYVKLRYVLK; the protein is encoded by the coding sequence ATGAAATCCTTCGATAAGTTAAGAACAAATCTATTATGTGCTATTTTTGCGTTTTTAAGTTCGTCTGCTTTCGCTCAAAAAACAACTGAACTAAAAGGTGTAATTACTTCCAATGATGGTGATACTATCTCTCATGCCTATGTACGAGTAAAAGATTCTTCTATAGGTACGGTGTCAGGGGATGATGGCTGCTACGTATTGTCATTGGTGCCCAGGCAGAAGTATAATGTTTGCTATAGTTTTATTGGATATAAGACGGTTAGTAAGAGTGTACAGCTTTCTGATGGTGAAACTAAGATACTGAATATTAGGTTAGAACCTAGTGAGGAGATGCTTGATGAACTCACAGTGGTTGGTAAGAGCGAGGAACGACAGCTTAAGGAGAGTGCGATGCCTATCTCAGTATTATCTAGTCATCAGTTACAGGGAACGGCATCAAGTATTGATCAGGTAATAGAGCGTACTGCGGGGATTACGGTGCGAAAAACGGGTGGATTAGGAAGCCCTTCAAGGTATTCCGTTCGGGGACTAGAGGGCAAACGTGTATCTCTATACATAGATGAGACTCCTATGGGGGGAAGTACTGATTTTTTCAACTTAGATGATGTACCAGTGGATATGATAGAGCGAGTGGAAATATACAAGGGTATTGTTCCACAGAAGCTAGGAGGAAATGCTCTAGGAGGGGCTATAAATATCGTCACTAAGGAGTATCCACCAAAATATTTTGATGTCTCGATTGAGGGTGGCTCCTTTGGTACTACGCAGAGTAGTATTGTGTATAAGTATACAGATAAAGAGAGTGGCTTACAATTTGGGCTAGGAGGGGGGCATACATATTCCAAGAATGATTACCTAATGCAACTGCCGAGTTATAGGGAGAAGATGTTGGTACGCAGAAATCACGATCGCTTTGGGAAAGTAATGTTGGGGGGAAGTATAGAAGCTCTGAAGTGGTGGTTTGACTCTATTAAGGTAGAGTTATTTTGGAATAATATTGATAAGCAGATCCAAGGATTAGATGTAGATGTGCGTGAGGCGAGGAATTATAATAAGGGCTATGCTGGGGGAATTAGATTTAAGAAGCAAGAATTCTTTGTTGAGGGCTTGGACTTTGATTATACTTTAGCATTAATGTTTTCCCACTATGGTATGGAGGACAAGGCCAAGCATAGGTATGGCTGGGATGGAGCAATTCTACCTCCTACTTCTCCAATGGGAGGTGAGACTGGACTATTTCCCGCTGATGGTGATAATCGTTCGCTGAATCTTGATAATAAGTTGAACCTAAACTACGTGATAGACCGCCATCAGAGTGTTAATCTTAATGTCTATTCTAGCTATAATGACTTTAACCCGAAGGATGAATTGATGGATAAGGCGATTGGGCGTAAGGCCTCCTTCCCTGGAGAAATGCATAGCCTGACGTTAGGGCTAGCGTATGACCTGACGCTTCTTGATGAAAAACTACAAGCCTCGGTCGTGGGTAAGTACTTTCATTATTCGGCTGATACAAAAGCACTACCTAATGCGTGGATTAATGAACCCATTGAGCAATCTGTCCGCAAGAATTATTGGGGTGGAAGTGTGGCATTACGCTATAGTTTCACACCAGAATTTTTAGTGAAAATGGCACTAGCGAATGAGGTCAGGATGCCTAATAAGGAGGAGCTACTTGGTAACGGTTACTCAGTTGTTGCTTCTCCATTCCTCAATCCTGAGCATAGTAAGAATGCTAATCTCGGCTTTTTATATAGGCTGGAGAAAGGCAATGGGAATGTTTTAGAGATCGAACTGAGTACTTATATGGCTCAGATTAATGATATGATACGCTTTCAGCCTGGTATGCTTCCTACTCAAGCCATTTACATGAACTTTGGTAAAATGAGAACAATAGGTGTGGAGGCTGAGGTAAAGTGGGATATATTGCCAGAGCTGTACACGTACCTTAATGTCACATGGCAGGACTTACGTGATAGAAGGAAGAAAGAATTTAACTCGGATAATCCTAACCCTACCTTCGGAAGCCGTATGCCTAATGTCCCATACTTAATGGGTAATGGTGGGGTGGAATTTCATAAGGAGAACCTGTTTGGTGGAGAAGGACAAAATACTAGAGTGATACTGGATTTATCATATATTCATCAGTACTACTATGACTTCTATGTAAGTAAATACCAAGATAGAGTGATACCCACCTCATTTACACAAGATTTAGCCTTTGAACATAGTTTCCAGCATGATAAGTGGACTCTATCACTTAAGATTAATAATCTATCCAACAGAAGGTTGATATCCGAGCTGAATAATCCTCTTCCTGGGCGTGCATACTACGTAAAGCTAAGATATGTATTAAAATAA
- a CDS encoding NfeD family protein translates to METLEIILMILGAIVIVGLLLGEIFFIPGIGLLGIVGVLGFLGVGAYLISLGEYTIAIIFGAVCVLLFVLGFVLLSRNKFIKKVALTDSVNEVAVKLPEEWREGARGVTVSRLTLSGEVQIDGKRYEAESESGFINEGEPVYISRIRKDRIFVKRVEE, encoded by the coding sequence ATGGAAACACTTGAAATAATTTTAATGATCTTGGGGGCAATTGTGATTGTAGGGCTTTTGCTTGGCGAGATTTTTTTTATCCCCGGTATTGGCCTCTTAGGGATTGTTGGTGTACTGGGTTTTCTAGGTGTAGGGGCTTACCTTATTTCTTTAGGCGAGTACACTATTGCAATTATATTCGGAGCGGTCTGTGTACTTCTGTTCGTATTGGGTTTCGTACTGCTTAGTCGTAACAAATTCATCAAAAAAGTAGCACTCACTGACTCTGTCAATGAAGTAGCGGTTAAGCTACCTGAAGAGTGGCGTGAAGGAGCGAGGGGGGTGACCGTTAGTCGTCTAACGCTTTCGGGAGAAGTTCAGATTGATGGAAAGAGGTATGAGGCAGAGTCCGAGAGTGGATTTATTAATGAGGGGGAACCAGTGTATATTTCACGGATTCGTAAGGATAGAATTTTTGTGAAGCGAGTAGAAGAATGA
- a CDS encoding arsenate reductase ArsC, producing MEKKILILCTGNSCRSQMAEGYLREMVGDKAEVYSAGIEIHGVNPRAVKIMREDGIDLSSHTSNHIDEYTALNFDYVITVCDHAREHCPYFPTKAKLLHHNFPDPAKATGTEEEMMAQFRHVRELIKNYCQKFVTDYFM from the coding sequence ATGGAGAAAAAGATATTGATACTGTGTACTGGGAATAGCTGTCGTAGCCAAATGGCTGAGGGATACCTTCGGGAGATGGTCGGCGATAAAGCCGAAGTATATAGTGCTGGAATTGAGATACATGGGGTCAATCCTCGTGCCGTTAAGATTATGAGGGAGGATGGCATTGACCTCTCGTCACACACCTCTAATCATATAGATGAATATACAGCCCTTAACTTTGATTACGTCATAACTGTCTGTGACCATGCTAGAGAGCATTGCCCATACTTCCCAACTAAAGCCAAGCTTTTGCACCACAATTTTCCTGACCCTGCAAAAGCTACTGGCACTGAAGAAGAAATGATGGCTCAATTTCGTCACGTGAGAGAGCTGATTAAAAACTACTGTCAGAAATTTGTCACAGACTATTTTATGTAA
- the trmD gene encoding tRNA (guanosine(37)-N1)-methyltransferase TrmD: MRIDILSVIPEMLDSFVQTSILKRAQDKGLAEIHVHNLRDYTKDKWRRVDDYPFGGDAGMVMQIEPVDNAISALKAERDYDEVIYTSPDGELLSQSVANGMSLYNNIIILCGHYKGIDQRIREHLITREISIGDYVLTGGELPAAVITDAIVRLIPGVLGDEQSALSDSFQDNLLAPPIYTRPSDYKGWKVPDILLSGHQAKIEAWKMDQALERTKQLRPDLLKNKDN, from the coding sequence ATGAGAATTGATATACTAAGTGTCATACCTGAGATGCTGGACTCTTTTGTCCAAACCTCTATCCTCAAACGGGCTCAAGATAAGGGGCTTGCTGAGATTCATGTGCATAATCTCAGAGATTATACTAAGGACAAATGGAGACGTGTAGATGATTACCCCTTTGGGGGTGATGCTGGTATGGTGATGCAGATAGAGCCTGTGGATAATGCAATCTCTGCTCTAAAGGCTGAACGGGATTATGACGAAGTCATATATACATCGCCCGACGGAGAATTGCTTTCTCAATCAGTGGCTAATGGGATGTCGCTATACAATAATATTATCATCCTCTGCGGACACTATAAGGGCATTGATCAGCGTATCCGTGAACACTTAATCACACGGGAAATCTCAATAGGTGATTATGTGCTGACCGGTGGAGAGCTACCAGCTGCAGTAATCACGGATGCTATAGTCCGCCTCATCCCTGGTGTGCTCGGTGATGAGCAGAGTGCCCTATCCGATTCATTCCAGGACAATCTTTTGGCTCCACCCATATACACACGCCCCTCGGACTATAAAGGCTGGAAGGTACCAGATATTCTTCTATCGGGACACCAAGCTAAAATTGAAGCATGGAAGATGGACCAAGCCTTAGAACGCACCAAGCAGCTACGCCCAGATCTACTTAAGAATAAAGACAATTGA
- a CDS encoding GLPGLI family protein, with protein sequence MMENIFYCLKRGMGICLLFFVFSITSTAQLASGFSPAPQSLLDKEKLDTSTYKATYTFKYKRHYKQQEYQEDIRVVQIGRKVVKDFSESIYHYDSIATVNYEKGLATSSNTETPYPFEIFNNYVTKKCDIQYRLFLNAGTLCYSSDIPRLKWEFSTDDEENMYGYMCNKATTRFGGREYTAWYTLDIPLQYGPYKFSGGLPGLILKIEDADKMFIWELASFTASKSGIYRYKYDKEQKCTPKEADKVIKRMMTTPYSFLHSAGTRVNVRGADGVFRPRSNDDQVYEFDPIEIL encoded by the coding sequence ATGATGGAAAATATTTTTTATTGTTTGAAGAGAGGAATGGGCATATGTCTCTTATTCTTCGTTTTTAGTATTACTTCCACTGCTCAATTAGCATCGGGCTTTTCCCCAGCTCCTCAGAGTCTGTTGGATAAAGAGAAATTGGATACTTCAACGTATAAGGCTACTTATACATTTAAGTATAAGAGACATTATAAGCAACAGGAGTATCAAGAGGATATTCGAGTAGTACAGATAGGTAGAAAGGTGGTTAAAGATTTCAGTGAGTCTATTTACCACTATGATTCAATTGCCACCGTTAACTATGAAAAAGGATTAGCAACATCTAGTAATACAGAAACTCCTTATCCATTTGAGATTTTCAATAACTATGTAACTAAAAAGTGTGATATACAGTATAGGCTTTTTCTTAATGCAGGCACGCTTTGCTATTCATCTGATATACCTCGTTTAAAGTGGGAGTTTTCGACAGATGACGAAGAGAATATGTATGGTTATATGTGTAATAAAGCGACGACAAGGTTTGGAGGACGAGAATATACTGCTTGGTATACGCTAGATATTCCTCTTCAATATGGACCATATAAGTTTAGCGGAGGACTCCCTGGCTTAATTCTCAAGATTGAGGATGCCGATAAAATGTTTATTTGGGAGTTAGCAAGCTTTACTGCGTCTAAGTCGGGCATTTATAGGTATAAATATGATAAAGAGCAAAAGTGTACTCCTAAAGAAGCCGACAAAGTAATTAAAAGGATGATGACCACTCCCTATTCTTTTTTACATTCAGCAGGTACTAGAGTGAACGTGCGTGGTGCTGATGGTGTTTTTAGACCAAGGTCTAATGACGATCAAGTATATGAATTCGACCCGATAGAAATATTATAG
- a CDS encoding alpha/beta hydrolase, giving the protein MKNTTINIHANDGLPLHTYIWMPDNETDLRAMLLIVHGSVEHAKRYERFAKFLTKNGIGVYAFDLRGHGKTTDVNSPEFAHIAYKTGWEQILQDVGTVHDKVKSDYPDKPRFLFGHSMGSFVVRDYISNYSSDFNGLILSGTTLGAIGTTKMLVKLTEFMNIFHKQTYKSKFIHNQVYGNLTKSVETPQTPVDFISTDKEEVQKYMDDELSGAGISLGYAHEMGKGLLIASDNNTINKIPKDLPILIASGQKDPVGGKDGDQVIALYNKFKEVGLKNVTFKLYEGVRHEILNEVNRDEVMNDMLKWMNENM; this is encoded by the coding sequence ATGAAAAATACAACTATTAATATTCATGCCAATGATGGCTTACCATTACACACCTATATATGGATGCCTGATAATGAAACTGATCTTAGGGCCATGCTCTTGATAGTACATGGTTCCGTAGAACATGCTAAGAGATATGAGCGATTTGCTAAGTTTTTAACTAAAAATGGAATTGGCGTATATGCATTTGATTTACGTGGACATGGTAAAACAACAGATGTAAATAGTCCCGAATTTGCTCATATAGCCTACAAGACTGGATGGGAACAAATACTACAAGACGTAGGAACAGTTCATGATAAAGTTAAGAGTGACTATCCAGACAAACCCAGGTTTTTATTCGGTCATAGTATGGGGTCCTTTGTGGTTAGGGATTATATTTCTAACTACTCTTCAGACTTTAACGGGTTGATATTAAGTGGCACAACTCTTGGGGCTATAGGTACCACTAAAATGCTCGTAAAGCTGACAGAATTTATGAATATATTCCACAAACAAACCTATAAGAGTAAGTTTATTCATAATCAAGTATATGGCAATCTTACTAAGTCTGTGGAAACCCCCCAAACGCCTGTTGACTTCATATCTACAGATAAGGAGGAAGTTCAAAAATACATGGATGATGAGCTGTCAGGTGCAGGTATATCGCTAGGTTATGCACATGAGATGGGGAAAGGGCTACTTATTGCTAGTGACAATAATACTATCAATAAGATACCTAAGGACTTACCTATACTAATTGCTTCTGGGCAAAAAGACCCTGTAGGAGGTAAAGATGGTGACCAGGTGATAGCTCTATATAATAAGTTCAAAGAAGTGGGGCTGAAAAATGTCACATTCAAACTTTATGAGGGGGTACGTCATGAAATACTAAACGAGGTCAATCGTGATGAGGTCATGAATGACATGCTGAAGTGGATGAACGAGAACATGTAA
- the guaA gene encoding glutamine-hydrolyzing GMP synthase, which translates to MLDKIIILDFGSQTTQLIARRIRDLGVYCEVHPYHTLPEAEPSLKGIILSGSPYSVSQPEAFKIDYSKLPDVPVLGICYGAQFTATVFGGKVSPSATREYGRAELNVVSDDPLFKGFSKSSTIWMSHSDTISELPMGGKLLASTENITNAAYRIIDREIWGVQFHPEVAHTEEGTKLLENFLDICKAKKDWSPASFVSSTVNSLKEQLGDDKVLLALSGGVDSSVAAVLLNKAIGKNLYCIFVNHGLLRKNEFEDVLRMYEGLGLNVKGVDASAYFYEKLAGVDDPEKKRKIIGSGFIDVFDEEAAKVTDVKWLGQGTIYPDVIESISITGQVIKSHHNVGGLPEKMNLKLVEPLRLLFKDEVRKVGLELGMAKEMIFRHPFPGPGLGIRILGDITPEKVRILQDADHIYTSMLREWGLYDKVWQAGAILLPIRSVGVMGDERTYENVVALRAVTSIDAMTADWSRLPHDFLAKVSNDIINKVPGVNRVVYDISSKPPATIEWE; encoded by the coding sequence ATGCTAGATAAAATAATAATCCTCGACTTCGGATCACAGACGACCCAGTTAATAGCTCGTCGTATAAGAGACCTCGGTGTCTATTGTGAGGTTCACCCTTACCATACACTACCCGAAGCAGAGCCTTCTCTAAAGGGTATTATCCTCTCGGGAAGTCCCTACTCCGTCTCTCAGCCCGAAGCCTTTAAGATTGACTATTCCAAATTACCAGATGTCCCTGTACTTGGTATTTGCTACGGAGCACAATTTACTGCCACTGTATTCGGAGGTAAAGTAAGTCCATCTGCGACTCGCGAATATGGTAGAGCGGAACTGAATGTGGTAAGTGATGACCCTTTGTTCAAAGGATTTTCCAAATCCAGCACTATCTGGATGTCACATAGTGATACTATTTCTGAGCTTCCCATGGGTGGTAAGCTCTTGGCCTCAACTGAGAACATCACGAATGCGGCTTATCGCATCATTGATAGGGAGATATGGGGGGTGCAGTTTCACCCAGAGGTGGCTCACACTGAGGAGGGCACCAAGCTTTTAGAAAACTTCCTAGATATCTGCAAGGCTAAGAAAGATTGGTCTCCAGCCTCTTTCGTCTCCAGCACAGTAAATAGTCTGAAAGAACAATTAGGGGATGATAAAGTGTTACTCGCTCTTAGTGGTGGGGTGGACTCTAGTGTTGCTGCCGTGCTATTGAATAAAGCGATTGGCAAGAACCTATACTGTATCTTCGTCAACCATGGCTTGTTACGCAAGAATGAGTTTGAGGATGTCCTGAGAATGTACGAGGGATTGGGCTTGAATGTCAAGGGGGTCGATGCGAGTGCATATTTCTATGAGAAGCTTGCTGGCGTAGATGACCCTGAGAAGAAACGTAAGATAATCGGTTCTGGTTTTATAGATGTCTTTGATGAAGAGGCGGCTAAGGTAACAGATGTAAAATGGCTTGGCCAGGGGACCATCTACCCCGATGTAATCGAGTCTATCTCTATTACAGGACAGGTCATTAAGAGTCACCATAACGTGGGTGGACTACCTGAGAAAATGAACCTCAAACTTGTAGAACCTCTTCGCCTACTCTTCAAGGATGAAGTTCGTAAGGTAGGCCTAGAGCTAGGGATGGCTAAGGAGATGATATTCCGCCATCCATTCCCAGGACCAGGGTTAGGCATCCGCATCCTTGGCGACATCACTCCAGAGAAAGTACGTATTCTACAGGATGCTGACCACATCTACACCTCAATGCTTCGTGAGTGGGGCTTGTACGACAAGGTATGGCAAGCTGGGGCTATCCTACTCCCGATACGTTCAGTGGGTGTTATGGGTGATGAACGTACCTATGAGAACGTGGTGGCATTGCGTGCGGTAACCTCTATTGATGCGATGACAGCAGACTGGAGCAGACTTCCTCACGACTTCCTGGCCAAGGTCTCCAACGACATCATCAACAAAGTCCCTGGGGTGAATCGTGTCGTGTACGACATCTCCTCAAAACCACCAGCAACTATTGAGTGGGAGTAA